One Cucumis sativus cultivar 9930 chromosome 1, Cucumber_9930_V3, whole genome shotgun sequence DNA segment encodes these proteins:
- the LOC101215382 gene encoding PLASMODESMATA CALLOSE-BINDING PROTEIN 2 has protein sequence MGFNILRDLALFALCSFLLFSGSSLAEKSPIQEENQENIPLQNEEDRTIVSPSLHFTQLDDTTIVNPTTSGGTPVAPPQSVPNIVDPNVNPTAVSGNPGGGSWCIANSAASPTALQVALDYACGYGGADCSAIQPGGSCYDPNTVKDHASYAFNDYYQKNPAATSCVFGGTAQLVSTDPSNGNCHYAKPGAVLSPPPATPPPPAPVIPTPTPPAPTVETPPPPATTNPTYTPTNPTYTPTDPSIYGAEPSGMPSSATSISKRLVLLWIITYLMGLLVANHL, from the exons ATGGGTTTCAACATTCTGAGAGATTTGGCACTATTTGCTCTCTGTTCCTTCTTGCTCTTCTCAG GTTCAAGTTTAGCAGAGAAATCACCtatacaagaagaaaatcaagaaaacaTACCTCTACAGAATGAAGAAGATAGAACAATCGTCTCACCTTCTTTACATTTCACTCAGTTGGATGACACTACCATTGTTAACCCAACAACTTCTGGAGGAACTCCAGTTGCACCACCACAGTCTGTACCAAACATAGTAGACCCCAATGTGAATCCCACTGCAGTGTCGGGGAATCCAGGTGGAGGTTCGTGGTGTATTGCAAACTCTGCAGCTTCTCCAACTGCTCTGCAGGTGGCTCTTGACTATGCTTGTGGCTATGGCGGTGCAGACTGTTCTGCGATTCAGCCAGGTGGGAGCTGCTATGACCCAAACACAGTGAAAGATCATGCCTCTTATGCCTTCAATGACTATTACCAGAAGAATCCAGCGGCTACTAGCTGTGTTTTTGGAGGAACAGCACAACTCGTCAGTACAGACCCAA GTAATGGTAACTGTCACTACGCCAAACCCGGAGCTGTGCTGAG CCCTCCACCAGCAACCCCACCACCCCCGGCACCTGTCATCCCAACACCAACTCCGCCAGCCCCCACAGTTGAAACACCGCCACCGCCAGCCACCACGAACCCTACATATACACCTACAAACCCAACATATACGCCCACAGATCCATCAATTTATGGTGCAGAACCATCAGGCATGCCCAGCTCAGCCACTTCGATATCAAAACGATTGGTGCTGCTTTGGATCATAACTTACCTTATGGGTTTGCTCGTGGCAAATCATCTGTAA
- the LOC101207525 gene encoding cold-regulated 413 inner membrane protein 2, chloroplastic: MVCVSLSSAVSLYIPSFYKSKLSVPLSLRSSPPNAKLSLNSAAKQSSICYNPLRFAVGSEGINKKKSRGLSAVCYAMPVNTRTLQWISTISSVVLMLAKGTGIQKSFIVPLFALQAPASVISWIKGEYGIWSAFLALLVRLFFFIPGELEIPFISLLLVIVAPYQVQNLRGTQEGCIISLLIAAYLAFQHFSRAGSFQRAFDQNSIVATVAVVCITAVSFLFVI; this comes from the exons ATGGTTTGTGTATCTCTATCTTCTGCTGTTTCACTTTATATTCCTTCTTTCTACAAATCCAAACTCTCCGTTCCTCTCTCCCTAAGATCTTCACCGCCAAATGCAAAGCTCTCGTTAAATTCTGCCGCTAAACAGAGTTCAATCTGTTACAATCCGCTCAG GTTTGCTGTCGGTAGCGAGGGTATTAACAAGAAGAAGAGTCGTGGTTTAAGTGCTGTTTGTTACGCTATGCCTGTTAACACTCGCACTCTTCAGTGGATCTCCACCATTTCTTCTGT GGTTTTAATGCTCGCAAAGGGAACTGGGATTCAGAAGTCATTTATCGTTCCGCTATTTGCACTTCAGGCGCCTGCAAGTGTTATCTCCTGGATTAA AGGAGAGTACGGCATTTGGAGCGCTTTTCTGGCACTTCTTGTTCGACTGTTCTTCTTCATCCCTG GTGAATTGGAGATACCATTCATATCACTACTTTTGGTGATTGTGGCCCCATATCAAGTCCAAAACTTAAG GGGAACTCAAGAAGGGTGCATTATCTCCCTACTGATTGCAGCATATTTGGCCTTCCAGCATTTCTCTCGAGCAGGCAGCTTTCAGAGAGCTTTTGATCAGAATTCAATTGTTGCAACAGTAGCAGTCGTTTGTATTACCGCTGTTTCATTCCTGTTCGTGATCTGA